In Lolium rigidum isolate FL_2022 chromosome 3, APGP_CSIRO_Lrig_0.1, whole genome shotgun sequence, the genomic window catgcgggtcccacgagttagcagcttactcaacgtttccaaggcggcaggggatcaaaagaaaaaggaaatagccaaaaatcggagagtgaaaaaaaaccctagaaaataaacttttgtagtacatagaggatgacatgcgggtcccatgagccagcaggttcctcaacgtttcaaacgtggcatgagatcgaaagaaaaaggcaagtgaccaaatatcagaagccaaaaataatccaagaaaagaaacatgattgtacatagaggatgacatgcgggtcccattgtgcagcagtggtcccaacgtttcaaatgcggcttgagatcaaaagaaaatgaaagtagccagaaattagggggcaaaaaaactccaagaaaggaaagctttatcgttcatacgagccgacatgtgggacctatgagccgacagcttactaaacgtttcaaaggcggcagggatcaaaagaaaaaggaaatagccaaaaatcggagggtgaaaaaaatccaagaaatcaaacttttattgtacatagaggatgacatgcgggtcccatgagccgacagattcctcaacgtttcaaacgtggcatgagatcgaaagaaaaaggcaagtgaccaaatatcgagagccaaaaataatccaagaaaagaaactttattgtacatagaggatgacatgcgggtcccattttgcagcagcggtctcaacgtttccaaggcggcacgagaccaaaagaaaaatgaagtagccgtaaatcgggggtgaaaaaatccaagaaaagaaagatttcaattgggctgcatctggacttctgggccttcgaactatccttctgggccttttgactcgtacaatttcagcccactccagaacatgaaagttcgattttttctcaaaaaaaaaacaggaatgtcctatgcttcgccaaaacaaaaaaacaaggagattcaagatataagttgtaaaaataaagatttaatttatccgtttgcaatagctcagagcgaaatacactgtttattgtatgcaaaataatcaagatatcacatgtttcttgtacagggaggctgacatcagggacccatgagccagcagcgtcgtcaacgtttcaaaggcggcagaggatcgaaaataaaaaaaaaccaaaaatcagttggtaaaaaaatccaagaaaagaaaacatttatcgttaccgagaggatgacatgcgggaccgatgaggcaacagcgatcctcaacgtttccaaggcggcaggggatcaaagaaaaaaaggaaatagccagtaaattaattaggggtaaaaaataaatccaccaaaggaaacttttattgttcatagaggatgacatgtgggaccgacaccgctaatgacgtcctcatcgtttcaaagggggcagaggatcaaaagaaaaaggcaaatagccagaaattaggggtaaaaaataactccaagaaaggaaacttttattgttcgtagaggatgacatgcgggacccatgagccagcagcttactcaacgtttcaaaggcggcatgagatcgaaagaaaaaggcaagtgaccaaatatgaggtgccaaaaataatccaagatttattgtacatagaggatgacatgcgggtcccattttgcagcagcggtctcaatgtttgaaatgcggcttgagatcaaaagaaaatgaaagtagctagaaattagggggtaaaaaaaatccaagaaaagaaagttgatggacatagaggatgacatgcgggtcccatgatccagcagcttagtcaacgtttcaaagggggcaggggatcaaaagaaaaaggcaaatagccaaaaatcagagggtgaaaaaaatccaagaaaataaacttttatagcacatagaggatgacatgcgggtcccatgagccagcgaggttcctcaacgtttcaaacgtggcatgagatcgaaagaaaaaggcaagtgacgaaatatcgggagccaaaaataattcaaggaaacttgattgtacatagaggatgacatgcgggtcccatgagtaagcgacttactcaacgtttccaaggcggcgtggcatcaaaagaaaaaggaaatagacaaaaatcagagagtaaaaaaaaaccatagaaaataaacttttatagcacatagaggatgacatgcgggtcccatgagccgagcggagttcctcaaagtttcaaacgtggcatgagattgaaagaaaaaacgcaagtgaccaaatatcgggagccaaaaataatccaagaaaagaaagttttatagtacatagaggatgacatgcgggtcccatttagcgagcagcggtatcaccgtttgagaggcagcaggggatcgaaagaaaaagtcaagtgaccaaatatgaggtgccaaaaataatccaagaaaagaaagttttatagtacatagaggatgacatgcgggtcccatttagcaacagcggtatcaccgtttgagaggcgacaggggatcgaaagaaaaattcaagtgaccaaatatgaggtgccaaaaaaaatccaagaaaagaaagttttatagtacatagaggatgacatgcgggtcccatttagcgacagcggtatcaccgtttgtgaggcgagcggggatcgaaagaaaaaggcaagtgaccaaatatgaggtgccaaaaaaatccaagaaaagaaagttttatagtacatagaggatgacatgcgggtcccatttagcagcaggttcctcaacgtttcaaacgtggcatgagatcgaaagaaaaaaaggcaagtgaccaactatcaggagccaaaaataatccaagaaaagaaagttttacatagaggatgacatgcgggtcccatttagcgacgacggtatcaccgtttgagaggcggcgagggatcgaaagaaaaatgcaagtaacgaaatatcaggagccaaaaataatccaagaaaagaaagttttatagtacatagaggatgacatgcgggtcccatttagcatcaacggtatcaccgtttgagaggcggcaagggatcgaaagaaaaaggcaagtgaccaaatatgaggtgccaaaaataatccaagaaaagaaagttttatagtacatagaggatgacatgcgggtcccatttagcaagcagcggtatcaccgtttgagaggcggcagggatcgaaagaaaaaggcaagtgaccaaatatgaggtgccaaaaataactccaagaaaagaaagttgatagctcatagaggatgacatgcgggtcccatttagctgcagcggtctcaacgtttccaaggcggcacaggatcaaaagaaaaaggaagtagccagaaatcaggggtaaaaaaaaaatccaagaaaagaaggaattttggttcatagaggatgacaagcgggacccatgatcctgcatcgtaaacggctcgatcggagagcgttgaacgagatggcgcgatcgagaaaaaaaaacaatgctagagaggcgccatccgggccctacatccccgggcggtgcggatttgcgttgactcggccggcgaacccgagaattcgcgatgcaccacgtcccgggccaccatacgcgacgttttagccgctttcgtcgggctaggtggcctcaaaaacgagaaaaaaaagttttgacatgaaccatggagggaccaaaaatcgtcggccatggtgcaccagcaaccacggcgcgacttcaacttcgtcggccatggcaacttttcttgtagtggcatGTGGCTTTGGTGCAAAACATTGACAAGGATCGCACTTCCGAACTAAGTCTCTTGCATCGGCTGCTGCTGTCGGCCAATACAACCCAGCTCTGAAAGCTTTGGCTACAAGAGCCCTActacttgcatgatgaccacaagttccttcgtgtatttCTCGCAACAGAGCTTTTCCATCGTCGATGGCGATACACCATTGGAAGATGCCAGAGATGCTTCGCTTATAAAGGTCACCATCCACTATGACAAAGGCCTTAGATCGACACACGACGCGTTTAGCTTCCGTCAGATCATCTGGTAATCGTTGTTCCAGCAAATATGCTAAAAAAGGTTCGGTCATAAGGGCTCGAGGAGAAGAACTTGCTCTTTAGATTTATCCGTGAGATCTTCGGCAGCTTCCTGGAGCATAGCCCCCGAGTCAGTAACCGACACTTCTGGAGgtgccgaagttttttctttaaTGGATCTTTGAGTAATTACTTCATAGAAGACCCCGATTGCGTGTTATAGCATCCTCTTTCACACTGACGAAGGCGGCTTGCGGCTCGTTCTTCCTCTTCACGGCGCAAATCCCTACGTCTCTTCCGTTGCTCCTCTCTACTACCAAAGCAGCTTCGGTTGCTCTCGCTGCTATTTCCAGGCAAGACTACCGAAGCTGTTGGTGAAACAATGTTTTCTGGAACCAAAGTCCTTAGACTTGACGCGTTTGAACTAGGAAGTCAAAGAAATCCTCTGGAATCGATGACGAAGTGAACACCACCGAAGGTTGCATCCATACTGCCGCGCAACTCCGAAGAAATTGGACGCGAGGCCTCAACGCGTGgtgtgaactcgaaggacccgcaacAAATTGAGTTCCTTGGACTTGACGGCGTTGGTGAGTCCAACACGAATGCTGCTGACGTGACTGAAGCTGACGATGACATGCCTTGTACCGACAGGTTTTCCACAGactgcgccaattgacgagggtgctcctcggcaatgcccaccttttggggcttagggttgacggaatcccagcagtcgacacgagacatcggatactaaACAAACGAGGAGAgatatttacccaggttcgggtccCTCAATGAGGTAAAAACCTTActtctgcttgtctgatcttgattattgaaactatcgtgttacaatggggtagccgaaggaggTAAGAATCCTTCTTTGAAGCCGACATAACgacccaccttggtcggtggatgatcttcatgggcccctggttgagcCGTAGGAGGTAGCGTAATACTAGTTAtccgggtaatgcccacatcatccGGGTAATCCAATTGTCAAGGAGTAGAAGGATATCGGATTTAACCAGTCACAGTAAAAAAAACCCAGGCTAAAGCGATGAATATGACATGTGGGTTCATATTGGTAATGATAGTACATATTTGAGATTTGTTTTTCGTGTGAAAAACAGTTGTAGGGTTTGATTTAGACCAGGTTCTCAAGTTCAGGTACAAACGATGGAGATTTAAAGTTAAGGCTTCATTTTCTCTACAAAGTTAGGTACTACTAAAATAGACATTTTTTCTTGTATGTATCAAAACCAGAGGAAGACCAACAAATACTGCATTTCCGAGGCACCTCCCCACAAAACTGCAGCCCCAAACTGACGTTCGTATGGGACGGCAGCTCGTGGTCGGGCAAGACTGAGACCCACCCGcgcaggcaggcaggcaggctCGCGAGGCCAACGCAAACCCCTCCGCCCGCCCGCCCAGatctcgccgccaccgccgacgggATGCTCCTCCTGCGCGCTCTCCTCCTCGCCGCGCTCCTCGCCGTCGCGCGCCCGCCCCTCGCGTCCGCCTCCGAGTCCGACCACAAGGTGCGCACCGCCTTCTCCCCTCCTCCTACTCCCGTACCTAGATCCAAGCCTCCCACCCCGACACCCACGCGCCGGTCACCTGGATCCGTCCTGGCGACGCGCCGGATCTGCCTATTGTTGCCTGGGAGTTGCGTGCTTAGTTCGAGGTTTGCTGCGGCGTGATCTGACGCTCTGTGATGCGATGGGTTTCACGCCTAGGAGGTTGCTAGTTACTGTCAATAAGAGCGTTTCGCCGGCCTGCGCTGGGAGGCTACTTGATCTCCTTCGCTGCAAGAAGAGTGCACAAGAAAACGTAACAGAGTCGCATTAGGACAAAAAAAAAGAGGTTTTGGGGCCTTCGCTGCATCAACTTTCCGAATAAGTCTGGGATAACTGTGTTGTTGTCCAGTGAATTTGACTTGGTAGGTCTTGGCTCTTAAATAAGATTTTGGATAGACAGGAGACTTATCCTAGCTTATGTCTGAATCTGTCTGAAGTTGTATCTTCCTCGTGTTTAGGTTGGGACGCATCACCTGAATATTGCTGTGGACATACATTTAAGAGTATATTGTGCTCTGAAGTTTTAGTTGTACTGCCCGTTGGTTTACATTCTTATCAAATATCATTTCTATCCTAAGAAAGGAAAGTTTTGGTGGCTTTGAACTTTCAATTAATATATTTAAGAGGACGTACACTTTCACAAACATCGCCAAGAGAAAGTTAATTATTTTATTTATTGACATTTTAGCtggccaaaaatccaaatgttttTGAACAGTGGGATGCCCTTACCAATCAAAAAGTCTGTGCCATGGATCTTAGATTTCAAAGTTTCACTTTGAATTTTTTATGTTTGTTACGGGCTTGTTAGTCATCGTGATGACAGCAGTTAGTTGAAAGCACCATTTTTTTTCCTAGATGCTGATATGCTATGATACTGAGAACATGTTTTGTCATTACTAAAGATCTCAGCTTCTTATATTTCTGTGTGCAGTACAAAGCTGAAGAACCCGTTAAGCTCTGGGTAAACAAGGTTGGCCCGTACAATAATCCTCAAGAAACATACAACTATTACAGCCTTCCATTTTGTCAACCATCTGAAAACCCTGGACATAAATGGGGTGGACTAGGAGAGGTTCTGGGTGGAAATGAGCTGATTGATAGTCAGCTTGATATCAAGTTTTTAAGTATGTCCATCTTGTTTCACATACTCTGATTTGTTTATTTTTGATTCTGAATTCTTTAACTGCTTGTTCTTTTGTACTAAGTGAtcgatttttctattttttttcagaaaatGTGGACAAGGGCCCCATTTGCACAATTGAACTCGATGCTAAAAAGGTTCAGCAATTTACTGATGCCATCGAAAGCTCATACTGGTTTGAGCTTTTCATAGGTATGAGGAGCCGTATTTGGTTAATAATTTCAGTCTTGGTGAGCATTTTTTTTTGTTCTGGTTCTGACATTCTTTTTATGCAACTTTCTTCCTTTGCCTGCCGTGCAAAATCACCTAGATGATCTGCCATTGTGGGGTAGGTAACTCTAGACTGAAATGTTCCATGGTCCTTCAAACATTTTGTACCCTCTTTTGATAATCGGGTGTGTTGTCCTCTGAGCAGGTTTTGTTGGGGAGACTGACAAAAATAATGAGAACAAGCACTATCTCTACACCCACAAGAATATTGTTGTTAAATACAACGGCAACAGGGTACGTGTTGCGCTTATTTATGATCTTAGAAATTAGCTAAAACCTATATATACTAGTTAATAAATTTTCCTTTGCAGGTAATTCATGTCAATCTCACTCAAGAGTCACCTaagcttcttgaagctggtagaaAATTGGACATGACATATTCAGTGAAGTGGATTCAAACAAATGTGGCATTTGCAAGGCGTTTTGAAGTTTACTTGGATTACCCATTCTTCGAACATCAGGTAATTCTTATTCACGTCGTTTGCAGCCTAGAATTATTTAAGGAAGATTTTTTGGGGTGTCACGTTTTCTCCATGCTATGTTGATTCTAACAAAGAGTTGACTATGCTTTCTATCCAAAGAAACCCCCTGAACGCTAATCTGAGTTTCAATTTTTTCATGTTCAGATTCATTGGTTCTCCATCTTCAATTCTTTTATGATGGTTATCTTCTTAACTGGTTTAGTATCAATGATATTGATGAGGACCCTGAGAAATGATTATGCAAAATATGCTCGCGAAGATGATGATCTTGAGTCACTTGTAAGTACCGAATCTTAGCACTTCTGTTCAATTATGTACTCTCTCTAGACTTTGGTGACAAAACTAGTCTTTTTGTTTCTACTTTTATGACCTCCAGTGGAAGTTTGACTATTGGTCTTATCATATaaaatatcattatatgaatcttAAAAGCTACAAAAGTATTGAAAAAATGAATCTGTACATTATTTGCATGCAAAGGGTTAAATATCTAGGATTAATTAATTACTACCTAGCTAAACCAGTGGCAGAGCCAACGAATTTTGGAGCCTGGCCAAACAGCAAAacaattatggtctatgtatgccTACTAAGCTGCATCGACAAGCTGTCTGGCCTGGGCAGCTTGCTGTCCTCCCTGGTAGCTGGTTCCTCCACTGTTAAAAGTCAATTTGTGTGGTTGATTTTCCACATTGGCATTTGTTTTGACCTGAGTTAaatatcaaattcttgcaacaaatATCTTGGCATGATTCTCATCAATTTCACTGTTTTTTCTTTCAGGAGAGGGATGTTAGTGAAGAATCTGGATGGAAGCTTGTTCATGGGGATGTATTTCGACCTCCACGCAATCTAATGCTCCTGTCTGCTGTTATTGGTATTGGCACTCAGATGTCTGCTCTTATCCTGCTTGTTATTGTATTGGCCATTGTTGGCATGCTTTATGTTGGGTAAGCTCGAAGCCAGCTTTCATTGTCTCTTTTCTCTTACGCAGTGCTTTCAAAATGAAGTAGGCACATATATGTACGTAGTTTTGGATCCATGGATATTTTCATCTGTAAATTAGTGCATATACATTTCTAAAGGAGCTGAAGATTGCATACTATAAATGGATGAACATTTACAGTGTCTTCTATTCTGCATTCACATGAAGCTGGAAATTTAGGGATATGTTATAGACAGTTGAATGTAAATTTGTAGTTTTGGCATGTCATTATTgttgttatttatatttacctatGCGCAGGGCAGGACCATGCTAGGGCTGATAGCCAGTTAAGATAAATAAGCTTAATAGTAAGAGAAAAAATGTAGAAATGTAATTTTATGCCAATATTGTCTACATGATGGAAAGGATGTTTGCGTTCTCATAGGGAATATGTTGGAATctttctttatgccataacatgaAAAATAAGCAAGACACAAAATGTACTTATTTAGTCATGTGAAGTAACTGAATATCTAAAACTTATCTTGGGTTGGACAATAATGTTCAGCTATTATAAGTTTTCATTGCCTTTTCCCCCTAACTAAAATGTTATAATTCTATATTTGCCAGAGAAAGAACAAACATCATAACTTTGACATGTTCTGATGTCCAGGCATCTTCCTTTCTGTTATAAAAAAGTTTGTTCAGCTAGTTTCGCTTTGCATTAGCCCCCCTAACTTAAACATTGTACTCTATTCATCAGACGAGGAGCTATCATCACAACCTTTATCGTGTGCTATGCGCTTACATCTTTCATTTCTGGATATGTTAGTGGCGGCCTGTACTCAAGGAATGGTGGTATGGTTTTCCACATGATTTCATTTTCTTATTTCCTTTGTTCTGCAATCCTGAGTAGATTCCCGAGTTTGAGAGTTGCCACTTTTCGTGTCCTTTATCTCAAGTCCACTCTGGATTCCTTGATTTTGCAGGCAAAAATTGGATAAAGTCTATGATCCTCACTGCGTCCCTTTTTCCATTCTTGTGCTTTTCAATTGGATTAGTGTTGAACACCATTGCTATCTTCTACCATTCATTAGCAGCTATACcatttggcacaatggttgtcatATTTGTCCTCTGGGCTTTTATCTCTTTCCCGTTGGTGCTATTGGGAACTGTAGTTGGTAGAAACTGGAGTGGCGCTCCAAACAACCCATGCCGTGTGAAGACAATCCCACGTCCCATTCCTGAGAAGAAGTGGTACCTAACACCTTCAGTTATCTCATTGATGGGTGGGCTTCTCCCCTTCGGCAGCATCTTCATTGAGATGTACTTTGTATTCACTTCATTCTGGAACTACAAGGTAAGGAAACCAATATATTGGTGAACTATGCTGTGAAACAAATATGTCTCTGCATTTTTATCTGAGGTTCTTTTCTTCTAATTTGATTGATAATTGACACAGTTCCTTTTGACCTTGGTAGGTGTACTATGTTTACGGCTTCATGTTGTTAGTCTTTGTCATCCTCCTAATTGTCACGGTATGTGTCACTATTGTGGGCACTTATTTCTTGTTGAATGCTGAGAACTACCATTGGCAATGGACATCGTTCTTCTCTGCTGCATCTACCGCCTTGTATGTATATCTATACGCTATATACTATTATCACGTGAAGACAAAGATGTCAGGCTTTTTCCAGACTAGCTTCTACTTCGGCTACACCTTGATGTTCTGTCTGGGTCTAGGGATACTTTGTGGTGAGCTATGAAACTTACCTGTTGTCATTCTGTTTGAAATCTGTATTTGGTCTCTTTTAATCTTCATTTGACATTTGGCATTCTGTCTCTGtttaggtgctattggctatctgGGATCAACCCTGTTTGTCAGGAGAATCTACAGAAACATCAAATGCGACTAAATTGCTTCTCCAATTCTGTAGGCTATTAGTGCTTAGCAGATCATGTGGGGTTGTCACAGGTCCAGTGTGGAGTAACGCTTCTAAGATTCTAATTAACTTTTGGAAACTATACAGGAGGTTGTTCTCCCTTCGAatacctttttcttttctttttggtctATCTACCTCTGTGATGGaactggccacataaaatgtatacTTATATTAGTTCAGGAGTTAGTCTCGGTACTGGGATTTACATCTAGCTTCCCTTTTTGCGGCAGCCTCTTTTGGTCAGGTAGTATGACATCATTGATGCAGAGTGCAGATTCCGGTGGACTAAATTTGCCCCTATTGTGGAGTACAACATTCATTTTCCGTCTTGATTTAGTATGTAGAACATTATATATTGAATTTTGCCCTTAGAAGTCTTGCTGAATTATTAGCCAACCAGCTAAAACAACGGAGCTGCTAGCTTATTGGCATACTATATAGTCTGCACTCTGCAGGTACTACAATCCATGCCGTGTTATTTTGTTCTGTGTCAAGGACGGGCAACCTGTTACCTCAAATCCTGGTGACTCCAGCCTAATTGTGGCGATGACAACCATGCCTAGAGCTGACCTAGTAGGATCTGAACCATAAGTCTGTTACTGGCTTACGAAGATTAGTGACCAAAACCAGAACTCCCCCTCCGGCTTT contains:
- the LOC124703391 gene encoding transmembrane 9 superfamily member 1-like; this encodes MLLLRALLLAALLAVARPPLASASESDHKYKAEEPVKLWVNKVGPYNNPQETYNYYSLPFCQPSENPGHKWGGLGEVLGGNELIDSQLDIKFLKNVDKGPICTIELDAKKVQQFTDAIESSYWFELFIDDLPLWGFVGETDKNNENKHYLYTHKNIVVKYNGNRVIHVNLTQESPKLLEAGRKLDMTYSVKWIQTNVAFARRFEVYLDYPFFEHQIHWFSIFNSFMMVIFLTGLVSMILMRTLRNDYAKYAREDDDLESLERDVSEESGWKLVHGDVFRPPRNLMLLSAVIGIGTQMSALILLVIVLAIVGMLYVGRGAIITTFIVCYALTSFISGYVSGGLYSRNGGKNWIKSMILTASLFPFLCFSIGLVLNTIAIFYHSLAAIPFGTMVVIFVLWAFISFPLVLLGTVVGRNWSGAPNNPCRVKTIPRPIPEKKWYLTPSVISLMGGLLPFGSIFIEMYFVFTSFWNYKVYYVYGFMLLVFVILLIVTVCVTIVGTYFLLNAENYHWQWTSFFSAASTALYVYLYAIYYYHVKTKMSGFFQTSFYFGYTLMFCLGLGILCGAIGYLGSTLFVRRIYRNIKCD